The Anoxybacillus flavithermus genome has a segment encoding these proteins:
- a CDS encoding haloacid dehalogenase, whose product MYKLLALNIDGTLLKSNGKLEKKTKEAIDFVKKKDVYVTLMTSRNFLSAKKVAKALKLDSYLVTFQGALVAKSLEEKLHASVISAQKTFDIVHVLEHFNCNVRLLHERYSIGNRKKIKNNMIAKTILGDPFFYPAQFVDSLSDVLRDDPIDVMKIDVFYSKEDECDEIVETITHAFPDVSLSVSDGKIELLPSNVSKLNGLIRLGNELGISLKEMVVIGDHLDDMPAIEAAGLGVAMGNASKEVKAVADWVTRSNDQLGVAYMIKEHFRKQHRPQFLRQIRTIEKK is encoded by the coding sequence ATGTATAAATTACTTGCGCTAAATATTGACGGAACATTATTAAAATCGAATGGCAAGTTGGAGAAAAAAACGAAAGAAGCGATCGATTTTGTGAAGAAAAAAGATGTGTATGTGACTTTGATGACGTCAAGAAATTTTTTATCAGCGAAAAAAGTAGCGAAGGCGTTGAAGCTAGATTCGTATTTAGTGACGTTTCAAGGGGCACTTGTTGCAAAGTCGTTAGAAGAAAAGCTACACGCCTCTGTCATTTCAGCACAAAAAACGTTCGATATTGTACACGTGCTTGAGCATTTCAATTGCAACGTTCGTTTGCTTCACGAACGGTATTCGATCGGAAATCGAAAAAAAATAAAAAACAACATGATTGCGAAAACCATTTTAGGAGATCCGTTTTTTTATCCGGCACAATTTGTTGACTCGTTAAGTGATGTGTTGCGCGACGATCCGATTGATGTAATGAAAATCGATGTGTTTTACTCGAAAGAAGATGAATGTGATGAAATTGTTGAAACGATCACACATGCATTTCCAGACGTTTCTCTCAGCGTGAGCGATGGAAAAATTGAATTGTTGCCATCAAACGTTTCAAAACTAAATGGGTTAATTCGGCTTGGAAACGAGCTCGGCATTTCGTTAAAAGAAATGGTCGTCATCGGTGACCATTTGGACGATATGCCAGCCATTGAAGCGGCCGGTCTTGGCGTTGCGATGGGAAATGCTTCAAAAGAAGTCAAAGCTGTTGCTGACTGGGTGACGCGTTCAAACGACCAACTTGGTGTCGCATATATGATTAAAGAACATTTTCGGAAACAACATCGTCCTCAGTTTTTACGTCAAATTCGTACAATAGAGAAAAAATAA
- a CDS encoding DUF445 domain-containing protein: protein MGLFLYLLFMIVVGAFIGGMTNSLAIKMLFRPYRPIYIAGKRLPFTPGLIPKRREELAEQLGRMVVEHLLTAEGLRRKLNDPSFVQDMTSYVQEEVEKWLQSDRTVEQWLKQFGMPDPKQTAETWIETKYKTFMSQYRQRPLHEIIPIDVLHKIDHAIPSIVDRLLLRLRTYIESEQGERQIEHMINEFLQSRGMFGNMLQMFLGNVSLAEKIRPEIVKFLQSEGAKQLLVQLFINEWEKVKEMRIHEVEQIIDQEKIVVWVKRLTASIVQEPLQKPLGALVAPYVRHSLPTLVRFLLQFASERIERWMKQLHLQDIVREEVASFSVERLEEMILTISRREFKMITYLGALLGGIIGLIQGCITFFVQM, encoded by the coding sequence ATGGGGCTTTTTCTTTATTTATTATTTATGATCGTGGTTGGAGCATTTATTGGGGGAATGACAAATTCTCTTGCGATTAAAATGCTTTTTCGACCGTATCGTCCGATATATATTGCAGGAAAAAGACTGCCGTTTACACCTGGCCTTATTCCGAAACGGAGAGAGGAATTAGCGGAACAACTTGGGCGTATGGTTGTGGAACATTTATTAACAGCGGAAGGATTGCGTCGAAAATTAAACGATCCATCGTTCGTTCAAGATATGACGAGCTACGTGCAAGAAGAAGTAGAAAAATGGCTACAATCAGATCGAACGGTTGAACAATGGCTGAAGCAATTCGGGATGCCAGATCCGAAACAAACGGCAGAAACATGGATAGAAACGAAATATAAAACGTTCATGTCACAATATCGTCAACGTCCGCTTCATGAAATCATTCCAATTGACGTATTACACAAAATAGATCATGCTATTCCTTCGATTGTCGATCGCTTATTGCTTCGTTTGCGCACGTATATTGAGAGTGAGCAAGGAGAGCGTCAAATTGAGCATATGATCAATGAATTTTTACAAAGCCGCGGCATGTTTGGCAATATGCTTCAAATGTTTCTTGGCAACGTTAGTTTGGCGGAAAAAATTCGCCCGGAAATCGTGAAATTTTTACAAAGTGAAGGAGCGAAACAGTTGCTCGTGCAACTATTCATAAACGAATGGGAAAAAGTGAAGGAGATGCGTATACATGAGGTGGAGCAAATAATCGATCAAGAAAAAATCGTCGTATGGGTGAAGCGTCTCACCGCATCCATTGTACAAGAGCCGCTCCAAAAACCGCTTGGTGCACTCGTTGCCCCTTATGTGCGGCATTCATTACCGACGCTCGTTCGTTTCCTTTTACAATTTGCTTCCGAACGCATCGAACGATGGATGAAACAGCTTCATTTGCAAGATATCGTTCGTGAAGAAGTCGCATCGTTTTCTGTGGAACGGCTAGAAGAAATGATTTTAACAATTTCGCGCCGTGAATTTAAAATGATTACGTATTTAGGGGCTTTGCTAGGCGGGATCATCGGGCTCATTCAAGGTTGTATCACGTTTTTCGTTCAAATGTAG
- a CDS encoding transcriptional regulator: MLDKLRMHYGDALVEHKHVSNQEAYEWFSTEHGELFGIKKEALTRKERQLLATLFTSHEPLPTWMSEQQQAWYRFLIHGAEHAFEQLSPSTHTRFIYFYIQKGTVDTRDFTEAIQSLFPYDVTIISETEQQWIVIEQQEESVASTLHEWIDTLCSDFYIQLRAYIGQKCLHSVELARIFAAEKRYFHVGLKHNPAQRVYCIEDVFPLLLISGEEMTYATMFLHAVKQEHDMLKTIKMFFECNLNVSLAAKKLHMHRNSLQYRIDKFIEKTSIDIKQFKGALTVYLAILLHEHH; this comes from the coding sequence ATGTTGGACAAACTTCGAATGCATTATGGCGATGCACTCGTCGAGCATAAACACGTAAGCAATCAAGAGGCATACGAATGGTTTTCTACAGAACATGGCGAACTTTTTGGTATAAAAAAAGAAGCGCTCACCCGTAAGGAACGGCAGCTGTTGGCGACATTATTTACATCGCATGAGCCGTTGCCAACTTGGATGAGCGAACAGCAACAAGCATGGTATCGTTTTTTAATTCATGGTGCGGAACATGCTTTTGAACAATTATCTCCCTCCACACATACGCGATTTATTTACTTTTACATACAAAAAGGAACAGTTGACACACGTGATTTTACGGAAGCGATCCAGTCGCTTTTCCCTTACGATGTGACGATTATTTCAGAAACAGAACAACAATGGATCGTGATTGAACAACAAGAAGAAAGCGTTGCCTCTACCCTTCACGAATGGATCGACACGCTATGCAGTGATTTTTACATTCAATTGCGCGCATATATTGGACAAAAATGCCTCCATTCCGTTGAACTTGCCCGTATATTCGCAGCGGAAAAACGATATTTTCACGTCGGGCTGAAACACAATCCCGCTCAACGCGTCTACTGTATTGAAGACGTCTTTCCTCTTTTGCTTATTAGCGGTGAGGAGATGACATATGCGACGATGTTTTTACACGCGGTAAAACAAGAGCACGACATGTTGAAAACAATAAAAATGTTTTTTGAATGCAACTTAAACGTTTCGCTCGCAGCCAAAAAACTTCATATGCATCGCAACAGTTTGCAATATCGTATCGATAAGTTTATCGAAAAAACAAGTATTGATATCAAACAGTTTAAAGGGGCACTGACCGTATATTTAGCGATTTTGCTTCACGAACACCATTAG
- a CDS encoding ABC transporter ATP-binding protein, with the protein MAELRLEHVYKIYDNNVTAVKDFNLHIQDKEFIVFVGPSGCGKSTTLRMIAGLEEISKGDFYIDGKRMNDVAPKDRDIAMVFQNYALYPHMSVYDNMAFGLKLRKFPKDEIDRRVREAARILGLEQYLDRKPKALSGGQRQRVALGRAIVRDAKVFLMDEPLSNLDAKLRVQMRAEIAKLHQRLGTTTIYVTHDQTEAMTMATRLVVMKDGVIQQVGTPKEVYEKPENIFVGGFIGSPAMNFLRGVLQDGVFVIGDVKIAVPEGKMKVLREQGYVGKEVILGIRPEDFHDEPVFLEASQNTKVSAHVEVAELLGAEIMVYSQISGQEFVARVDARTDVKAGQTIDLALDMNKAHFFDVNTELRIRSNNEK; encoded by the coding sequence ATGGCTGAGCTTCGCTTAGAACACGTGTATAAAATTTACGACAACAATGTGACAGCTGTAAAAGACTTTAATTTGCACATCCAAGATAAAGAATTTATCGTATTCGTCGGTCCGTCGGGTTGCGGAAAATCAACAACCCTTCGAATGATTGCAGGTCTAGAAGAAATTTCAAAAGGTGATTTTTACATCGATGGAAAACGGATGAACGATGTAGCACCAAAAGATCGTGACATCGCGATGGTATTCCAAAACTATGCGCTTTATCCGCATATGAGCGTATATGACAACATGGCGTTTGGATTAAAATTACGCAAGTTCCCAAAAGATGAAATCGATCGCCGCGTTCGCGAAGCCGCGCGCATTCTCGGTCTTGAGCAATATTTAGACCGCAAGCCGAAAGCGTTATCTGGCGGTCAGCGCCAACGCGTTGCATTAGGACGTGCGATTGTACGTGATGCGAAAGTATTTTTAATGGACGAACCTCTCTCTAACTTAGATGCAAAATTGCGTGTACAAATGCGCGCAGAAATCGCAAAACTTCATCAACGTTTAGGCACAACGACTATTTATGTAACACACGACCAAACAGAAGCGATGACGATGGCGACGCGCCTTGTCGTTATGAAAGATGGTGTCATTCAACAAGTCGGTACACCAAAAGAAGTGTATGAAAAGCCGGAAAATATTTTCGTCGGCGGATTTATCGGCTCACCAGCGATGAACTTCTTGCGTGGCGTCCTACAAGACGGCGTATTCGTGATCGGTGACGTAAAAATTGCCGTGCCAGAAGGAAAAATGAAAGTGCTTCGTGAGCAAGGTTACGTCGGCAAAGAAGTCATTTTAGGTATTCGTCCAGAAGACTTCCATGACGAGCCTGTATTTCTTGAAGCATCACAAAACACAAAAGTAAGTGCTCATGTCGAAGTCGCAGAATTGCTCGGTGCGGAAATTATGGTATATTCACAAATTAGCGGCCAAGAGTTCGTTGCACGCGTTGATGCGCGCACAGACGTCAAAGCAGGGCAAACGATCGACCTTGCGTTAGATATGAACAAAGCGCATTTCTTTGACGTCAATACAGAATTACGCATTCGTTCAAATAATGAGAAATAA
- a CDS encoding spore protein: MANTNQLLVYGAQQAIDQMKYEIAQEFGVNLGPDATSRANGSVGGEITKRLVAMAQQQLGGSYTTK; encoded by the coding sequence ATGGCAAACACAAATCAATTATTAGTATACGGTGCACAACAAGCAATTGATCAAATGAAATACGAAATCGCTCAAGAATTTGGTGTAAACCTTGGACCAGATGCAACATCACGCGCAAACGGTTCAGTTGGTGGCGAAATTACAAAACGTCTTGTTGCAATGGCGCAACAACAATTAGGCGGATCTTACACAACTAAATAA
- a CDS encoding ectoine/hydroxyectoine ABC transporter ATP-binding protein EhuA, with protein MLIVEGLRKTFGDREVLKGVHLTVKKGEVVVIIGPSGSGKTTLLRCLNVLEMADEGTVTIDGKQLQFTNKPSKKEIINFRRLTGMVFQAYNLFPHMTALENVMEGPMIVKRINKHEAKEKAEQLLTKVGLKDQMHMYPFQLSGGQQQRVGIARALAMEPKVLLFDEPTSALDPELVGEVLKVMKDLANEGMTMVVVTHEMRFAREVADEVIFFDEGMIIERGHPEQLFTHPKHERTQQFLRRIE; from the coding sequence ATGTTAATTGTTGAAGGGTTGCGTAAAACGTTTGGAGATCGTGAAGTATTGAAAGGTGTGCATTTAACCGTAAAAAAAGGAGAAGTTGTTGTCATTATCGGTCCATCGGGGTCAGGGAAAACGACGTTATTACGTTGTTTAAACGTATTGGAAATGGCTGATGAAGGAACCGTAACGATTGATGGGAAACAACTTCAGTTTACAAACAAGCCATCGAAAAAAGAAATCATCAACTTTCGTCGCTTGACGGGAATGGTATTTCAAGCGTATAACTTATTTCCGCACATGACAGCGCTTGAGAATGTGATGGAAGGGCCAATGATAGTTAAACGAATAAACAAACATGAAGCAAAAGAAAAAGCGGAGCAATTGCTGACGAAAGTCGGGTTAAAAGATCAAATGCATATGTATCCGTTCCAACTATCAGGAGGGCAACAACAACGTGTCGGTATCGCACGAGCGCTTGCGATGGAACCGAAAGTATTATTATTTGATGAACCGACGTCGGCATTAGATCCAGAACTTGTCGGTGAAGTGTTAAAAGTGATGAAAGATTTAGCGAATGAAGGGATGACGATGGTCGTTGTGACCCATGAGATGCGCTTTGCGCGTGAAGTGGCTGATGAAGTTATCTTTTTTGACGAAGGAATGATTATTGAGCGTGGTCATCCGGAGCAACTATTTACACATCCGAAACACGAGCGGACGCAACAATTTTTGCGACGTATTGAGTAA
- a CDS encoding cysteine ABC transporter permease — MYLNNMFIDPERLERLTNIAKGSLLPLAKGALLYTIPLATITFIIGLVIALLTALARLSSIKALQWIARAYVSAIRGTPLLVQLFIIFYGLPTIGIIIDPLPAAIIGFSLNVGAYASEIIRAAILSIPKGQWEAAYSLGMDDVQTLRRIILPQAARVSVPPLSNTFISLVKDTSLASLILVSEMFRKAQEIAATNYEFLLLYTEAALIYWIICFFLSIIQGNIESRLNRYVVR, encoded by the coding sequence ATGTATCTAAATAATATGTTCATTGATCCGGAACGATTAGAAAGATTGACGAATATTGCGAAAGGTTCCCTTCTCCCATTGGCGAAGGGAGCTTTGCTATATACCATTCCGTTAGCCACAATCACGTTTATCATCGGATTAGTCATTGCATTGTTGACGGCTTTAGCTCGCTTATCAAGCATAAAAGCGTTGCAGTGGATAGCCCGGGCGTACGTGTCTGCGATTCGTGGCACCCCGCTTCTTGTGCAATTGTTTATTATTTTTTATGGTTTGCCGACGATCGGAATCATAATTGATCCGTTGCCTGCTGCGATCATCGGTTTTTCATTAAATGTAGGGGCATATGCATCGGAAATTATTCGAGCTGCGATTTTATCCATTCCAAAGGGGCAATGGGAAGCCGCCTATTCGCTTGGAATGGACGATGTACAAACGTTGCGACGCATCATTTTGCCACAAGCTGCACGCGTGTCCGTTCCACCGTTATCAAATACGTTTATTAGCTTGGTAAAAGATACGTCCCTTGCTTCGCTTATTCTCGTTTCAGAAATGTTTCGGAAAGCACAAGAAATTGCAGCAACAAATTATGAATTTTTGCTACTTTATACTGAAGCGGCGCTTATTTATTGGATTATTTGTTTTTTCCTTTCAATTATTCAAGGGAACATTGAAAGTCGTTTAAATCGCTACGTTGTTCGATAA
- a CDS encoding amino acid ABC transporter substrate-binding protein yields MKKWLLLIALFMFGALLTGCGQKEKENDLFAQIKEKGELKIGTEGTYPPFTFHDETGELTGFDVEIAREVAKRLGVKPVFIETKWDAMFAGLDAKRFDMIANQVGIRPDRQEKYDFSNPYITSAAVLVVHKENKEIKSFEDIKGKKAAQSMTSNYAELARSYGAEVVGVEGFNQAIELLSSKRVDATMNDKLSVLDFLKQKPDAPIQIVATHDDASQSGLMFRKGSDTLVKAVNKALKEMMEDGTYTKISEKWFGEDVSK; encoded by the coding sequence ATGAAAAAATGGCTACTGTTGATCGCGCTATTTATGTTCGGAGCATTGCTTACAGGTTGCGGTCAAAAGGAGAAAGAAAATGACTTATTTGCCCAAATAAAAGAAAAAGGGGAATTAAAAATCGGAACGGAAGGAACGTATCCACCGTTTACGTTTCACGATGAAACAGGGGAGTTAACAGGATTTGATGTGGAAATTGCGAGAGAAGTGGCGAAGCGTCTCGGGGTGAAACCTGTGTTTATCGAAACGAAATGGGATGCGATGTTTGCTGGCTTAGACGCGAAACGTTTTGATATGATCGCAAACCAAGTCGGTATTCGCCCAGATCGTCAAGAAAAATATGATTTCTCTAATCCGTATATTACGTCAGCAGCTGTTCTTGTCGTTCATAAAGAAAATAAGGAAATCAAATCATTTGAAGACATAAAAGGAAAAAAAGCAGCGCAATCGATGACAAGTAACTATGCAGAGTTAGCCCGTTCATACGGAGCGGAAGTGGTCGGAGTGGAAGGATTTAACCAAGCGATTGAGTTGTTGAGCTCTAAGCGAGTAGATGCGACAATGAACGACAAATTATCTGTACTTGATTTTCTAAAACAAAAACCAGACGCGCCAATTCAAATTGTCGCGACACATGATGATGCTTCTCAAAGCGGCCTTATGTTCCGAAAGGGAAGCGACACGCTTGTTAAAGCTGTAAACAAAGCGTTAAAAGAGATGATGGAAGACGGCACGTACACAAAAATTTCAGAAAAGTGGTTTGGTGAAGATGTATCTAAATAA